One Nicotiana tomentosiformis chromosome 1, ASM39032v3, whole genome shotgun sequence genomic window, ttgagtatttgagttatggttatggcttttggtacaacttgttcagacttatgcagcgtgtaggttgcgagattcagatcttataagaaattccgggtgttggaaattggattataAGGCTTgcgggctaggttgaattgaggaatttcagttatgttgtgttattagACCTGTacgggatagggtgacgtgggatcacccccggtttgggtgcatggtaaggttacacgacgatttgatggcttttggaacaactcttggcacgttcgaggacgaacgtatgtttaagtaggggaggatgtaacgacccgatcggtcgttttgagcatttgcacatcgctcggtagtttacaggcgtgagtagctccgtatgaggtattttgacttgtgtgaattgtcggtttcgGTTTTCAGATTAATCGGGACTAATTGGGAGAATGATTCttaactagggagctttaaatttggaaGAGttaactaagtttgacttttagaatttgacctcggattggaattttgatggttctgttagctccgttgggtgattttggacttaggagcgcgtccgaattgtgatatggaggtccgtggttgaattcggctcgaaatggcaaaagttaaaattttgaaaagtttgactgggaatggactttttgatatcggattcgaattatgattctgggaattggaatagcttcgttatgttatttaggacttgtgcgcaaaatttgaagtcattccggattgattgctatgtttcggcacgagttattgaatttgaaagttcaaagttcatagatttcgatttgaggtgcgattcgtcgtttcgatgttgttatgcatgatttgaggcctcgagtaggtccgtgttatgttattggacttgttggtatattcggacggagtcccgagtggctcggatgagttttggacgaggttcggatcattttacttcatgttgctattgctggttctagtgtgaccgcacctgcggctggtttacGTAGAtgcgatggtcgcaaaagcgacgaaGGGGTCGCAGGAGAGGAAATagtgctgggtgaggaagaccgcagaagcagagatttgggcgcatatgcaGATGCGCAGGTATGAGGtgatggtggctcgcacctgcgatgtcgcaaaAGCGGAGATGTTGTCTGCAGGTGTGAGGGTCGAGTCCTCAActgattccgcagaagcggaggttatgtcgtagaagcggctaatgtgttgcaggtgcgaaaatgctggcagaagctataaatcgatattttggttctttcttcatattttgagatgtgggactcggattgaggcaattgttggaaaaattttcatcacaaggattgaggtaagtgttctctactcgattttggttatatttcatgaatctaccttcgtttttggtaattggattgtgaattttaaataGGAAATTGGGgcttttggcctaaagtttcataatatgaatttttgagttttgaacatcgaattggagtaggatttgagtgaaactagtatggttggactcgtaattgaatgggttgttgaattttataaattttgtcgggttttgaggtgcgggcccgggttgggcttttggccgattttgggcttttgattcaagatttgatctttttctatcggaattggttcctttagcattgtttgatgtatttgagttgtttttggttagttttgagctgttcggaggtcggaacacgcgggatggcatctttggagcatcgtttggcttgctcgacattggtattggcttgttcgaggtaactcttctaatcttagtactgagggtatgaaaccccgaaatacgtggtatgtgattggtattgaggtaacgcacatgttatgtgacgggcgtgtgggcgtgcactatgttaattgagactctgttgttcctatggcactgtatagtggtccaaCTTTGTTGacatccgtgttttcaccatgtgataaagtagttaagctgtcaatcatgctagatatcatgtttaggcattatgccgatattgtttggacccatagtgatcgtttcttactgtcatctcactgattttattgatatttcatactcagtcatatccatacattcataccatatctcagcctcagatattatttattgatacatcatatcattgttgtttggctagtttcacgatattgtgagcccgtgagtgagattagagagattgatgactgagtgaggccgagggcctgagtgagagtgacattttgggatcgggctgcacgccgcaacatattatattgattatattttatatggatcgggttgcacgccgcaacgagccttaagactatatatatacatacggatcgggttgcatgccgcaacgagccttatggctatttatatattatgggatcgggctgcacgccgcagagatatagcgcttgggctgaaggagcccctccggagtctgcacacccccagtgagtgcagtcgactatatatatgtggatcggattgcacgccgcaacgaactttatggtcatatatggatcgggttccacgccgcatcaggtattgtacatcgctgagtgattgagtgtgctgagcatagtgagagagaatgcgagacagtgagattgagtactcttagagtgtgagtacatgagctcatcatcgagatgcattgcatttgacatgcgtacttgagatgcatgcatagaggtgcattttcttctgctacccagttttggggacatttgtgATTTTACCTgcatcttgacatgtaggcatagagaagtacttccctcatgctatctgaaaatgaaacatcttactatttgttgaaaggagttttggaaaaaatcacatttttcaaacttattcgtattttggctttttcggtaaaagatttgaattttcactgagatacttgaaaagaaatgcctatttttctggaactgtgaacagactgagccttttatttctgagatactctttttTTACgcgtactatgctgttatgaactgttgtggaatattggtgttggactcgacctctttttgttagctcgtcactactttcaacctaaggttaggtttattacttattgagtacatgtggttggttgtactcatactacacttctgcacgcagatgttggttgctgatatTGCTGttttcgatgggagctggattgaagatgtacctgcatcccggttgtagctgcctcttgttcgtgatagccttagatctataaaactttgtttatgtacttttcaaatagacgatgtatttatttcatttctgctttgtaaactctattcttagaagcttatgatttgtactaccagttcttgggtgaatgtattagattcatatatttctttacttaattgctttattaattgttattggaatttgttaatggttaattggcttacctagcgggttgggttaggtgccatcacaactagtcgggttttgagtcgtgacagtAACATAATAGACAAAGAAATGTTTTCTTTTTAAGCTAACGCCGTTAAGATGAAGTTAGGACCGTTTGGCCATAGATGTTGCCAAAATTTATTTGGTTTTTTTTGGCAAATACCATACACATTTAGTCTACGTAAAGGTTAATGTGCAAAGTCCAATAAAATAGGGATTAAAATCGCAAAAAGCCAATAACTCAAGGATTAAAAATGCCATCTTCCCTTTTCGTagcttgtttttatttttattgttaagaTTGTTAAGATAGGGCGAGGGTTAGGGTTACCCCCAATCGCTTCAACTTAATTTTGCAGGAGATAGAAAAGGGAGGTTTTCTCAAAATCAATTGAGGAGAATGGCCGAATCGAAGTGGAATAACCTTCTAGGAGGAGAATTTGCGATACGGCCGTTATCAGGGGAGGAGGAGAAGTGGCAAAAACGTCGTTGGGAGCCACCGTTACGCGGAGGAGGATCTGTGACACGGCCGTTACCAGAGGAGGAGGAGAAGTGGCTAAAACGTCGCTGGGAGCCACCGTTACGCGGAGGAGGATCTATGACACGGCTGTTACCAGAGGAGAAGGAGAAGTGGCTAAAACATTGTTGGGAGACACTATTCGAATAAGGGGCTACAAACTGATGCAGGATCGATGATGATTGCGATAGAGAGGGCGGGGCGAGAAAAACTTGCAGGAGGATGCGTGAATACTGTGGTACTGGTTGATGGGAAAAAGATTGATTTGGAAAAGTTGATATCGAATCATGCGACAGAAACCACGATGTTGAATCGAGAAAAACTTGCAGATGAAGGATGGGTGAGTGTCACACCGGGTAAGAGGCAAAAATTTAGTCCGGAATCGGTGACCCGAAAAAATTCTGTTGACGGAGGAGGATTAGAATCTCTGTTTGTGCCCCTGGATAAGAAGAAAAAGCTTGAACTGGAATCGCAAATGCAGAAGCATAGGGAAGAACAAATTGCACAAGGTGGATGCCTCTCGGGGTGGCCTCTAAACCCCTATTGCACTTGTGATCCGTCAAGTTCATGCCATGAAAACAAAAGCCCGATTTTCAGTTTGCCCTATTGCGCTCTGGAGGAGCATTGCCCTGATTTTGAGCCAATTTGGCTCACATACTATTGCCAGAATCGTCAAACCCATGTTTGCTTCCTTTCACTTCTCCTgcagctttttttttttttatgttctcGCTTAGCTTATAGTATATATTTGGGTACTATTATGCTTTGATGGCTTCAATTCATATTGCTAACTGTATGTAAATTTCATTGCTAATCTCATGTCCTTAGGTCAATTTTCTTATCAAAGTTAACCCAACCCATTGTTGCTCGTTTCACTAATTTTGTTCCTAAATTGCAATCTCAAGTACTAACAAATCTGTTACTTGTATATTCAATTATGTATACTGGAGGCTGAGATGTTGATCCTGCGTCCCTAGGAATTGTTTCGGTTCCCCTTTGGCATCAAATCTTCGATCCCTGTATCGTGCCCGCTTTTCACTTTTAACTAATTGACTGCTCCGGCATGAGCTCAAATCTGATGTTTCATTATGAGCCCTCTTCTTTATCCCATTTTGGATAATTTTCATCCCTGTTTTGCTTTCTTGTTTGACAGAGTTTTGACTTGGATGTCCATCCCGGTCGGTCTTTAGGTGCTGGAATAGCACCATATAATTTCAAGAAGGATGCTGGGTTACTGATGGAACTAGCTAACCGTGCTATCCAGGAATATAATGAGAAAGAGTGCAATGTATGTAAACTGACTTTATTTTTTTCTGTGGCTTGGATTCTTCTGTAAGTGATACCTAATGACTCTCCTTGTAGGTTTTCAAGTACAAAGCTTTGAAGATTGAGAAGGTGAATCGTTCGGTGGTGACGATGTACTTTGAATATTGGATGACTGTGAAAGCCTTAAATCTCACCCTTGGTACTCCTATCGAAACTTTTCAAATCCATGCTGCTAAAGATCGCCGCAATGCTGATGATACAATTATCTATTGTTGCCGGCCTAAAGAAGAGGTAAATACCTAACGAGGTTTACTATTTGcctctttcttttccttttatttttttgtctCTGTATGTTGGGTGAAATAGGTCATTTATAAATGAATCTTTTATTTGTTATTGCGTTTCAAACACTATGTATTTTTCGAGAATCCCACAGAAAATATGCTTTACATGGCCCATGGGCGTGTATCTTATAACTTAGGAAATCGTTTTCTAGTGTTACCTTGAATAGGGGAACATGTTAacatgaaaatattttccacCTAAAAAGTGTGAAAAATGACTTCCCTCAGTTGGAACACAAGTCATTTTTCTTTACAAATCTGAATTTTGTTTTTCCATATTACTTGTACTCAAAACACTGCCATGTGATTTGACAGGAGAGTCCGAAATTTCTTCGTGATATATTTCATGTTTGATATTGTTGATAGCGCATGTCTGGATAGAAGTATAAAAATGATTAAATATGATAACCGAAAGATATTTGAATTCTCGTATTCCCCTTATGTTCTTGGCGGCATGGACTAGCTTAAGTGGAAATTCCAATATCGTTAATGCTTGCATAAAATACAAAGTTGTGGTCTGGATCAGGATTTCGTGATAAGTTGGTCACCGTGTATATATTTTGACAATAGACTGAGAAAAACATTTACAAGTAGTCATTTTTTCTTGATTGGATATGATCCGTGGCGGATTTTCCTTAAGTTAAGGGGtgtcaaaaatttatttttatgaatATATACTATATGTTGACTCCCCTTAGCTTCTTCGTATgtttacttctttatattttgacaccccttagtGAAATTCCTAGCTCCGTCACTGGATATGATGGCATATGAATAGTGGGGAAGTCGAAGATAGGAGAATAAGTATGTTAATAAAATTGCAATATTCCTTTGCCGAAATTTATAAGCGTTAAATTTCAACCACAGTATGTGAATTCATCAGATGTTTTTACACCTATGGAACAATCTTTATCAAGAATTTACGTTAACTTGCGGGAGCTTGGGATAAGGATTTATTGGAATTAGATGAGGGGGTAATTGGGAAAAAGACAATTTACATATAAATACAACATCTAAAATTTCCGTTGGAAAAGCAATGTAACAATATTGTTTGTTAGCATTCAAGTTGTTTGTCTAAGGGTACACGACGGGTGTTTGCCTAACTGTCAAACCAGTAATTAGTAGCGTCTCATCAGCCATTGCAGATGCTTCATTCCCTTTTGCttcatatatataatatttacatTCAAGAAGCTGATACTCTTGGCATTCATTTTGGCATCTAATTAGGTTTTCACATTTGACATTGCCTTTTTCTTCTTACATATACATGCATACTTAGATTGTTCAGAGCGGGTTCAGTTGAATCCATCATTTTCACTAGAGATTGTCCTACTGTGAACTCTTTTAGGGTCATTCTTTTCCTAGTCCTACTTGAGTTTTAGCACTATTAACATTTAACTTTCACTATCCTGCCCTGAATATTCCCACAAGAAGTCTGAAGTCCTACTTGAGTTTTAGCACTATTAACATTTAACTTTCACTATCCTACCCGAATATTCCCACAAGAAGTCCTACTTGAGTTTTAGCCCTATTAACTTTTAACTCTCGCTATCCTGCCCTGAATATTCCCACAAGAAAATTGAAAGTGCAACTAAGGTGAAGTTCAAGTTGTAAAAGTTTTAAATTATAAACTGTAGAGGCATAATTCATGCATCATTTTCATTTTTCCCCTTATGGTCTTGGCGGCATGGACTAACTTAAGTGGAAATCCCAATGTCGTTAATGCTTGCATAAAATACAAAGTTGTGGTTTGGATTAGGATTTTGTGATAAGTTATGGAATATAGAAGTGTCTGGAAAATGGTAATCATTGGCATTTGCATTCTGTGGACAATGCAGTTGTACTTGATAACTAGCTTTACTTTGGTTTGTTTCTTCGAACAAATTTACAGGCAACTGATGGTTTGGCGCCATACTGCCGATGTTTGTTTTGGCAAGCTGCGCGGAGAGGCGTGTCAGGGAGGAAAGGAAAAGGCACTTGAACTATAGCAATTTAAATTTGGATTGTTTGGGATTTCATCAATATATAATTGAAGTTATGTAAGTTTGGTCTTGGTTGAGATTTTATCATCTGTATTCTAAGTCTGACCTCTTTGTTAATTGAAATATTTGATATATTATCTATAGTTTTCTAAATTTAGTTTTTGGAGAACATCTTAATCTGTATTTATAAGCCCCCTACTTTGAGGAGTGATCTGACATTTTTGTTAATACAAGTATCTGATAATAATTAGTCGTTGCCGAATAGTCTTGAACGATCTTATATTAAAAGCTATAGTTGTAACTATTACTCCTATATATGTTGGGGAAAAACATATAACTAGGcaaatatttaaagaaaatttGTAAAACAATAGCAACATTAGTTAATTACATTTACGGCACCTAAATGTTAATATATCATAATACCTTTCAAATAAATGTTCCTAAAATTCAGCCGGACAAGAATCAACCCCATTGCAAAACTATAGCAATTGTTCATATTTTTTCCCTCAGATTTTTTATCTTCTATAACTGATGCAATCCTTCCATTCTTTTTTGTCTTCCCTTTTCTAATGCCTTTCTTCATATTTTCTTTTTGTATATGCAAAATTCTTCTTTTCGTTTCCTTCTTTGGAGTTTAAATTTGGATAATAACCTATTATTTTAACATGTTATAATTTCGACCGGTGGTTCTTATATATTTTCTATTACAATGATATATGTGATAAATTATATAATAGTGGcatatataaagtataaaatacaCAACTTTAAAGATTATGTATGGTATATTTTGTTTGTTTACATGtattataatgtatatatataatttatatgtggaataaaatacacataaaaaatatatatatggcaTATTGATGGACTATTTACATTATAAATTATCACACATATAGTAtacttgaaatttattaaaatatattaaagatatattttgagtaaaaataaaattatacaacaaaaaagtttaaaacttaaagaaaataaataCTAAAATTCCCATTGTGCAAC contains:
- the LOC104105234 gene encoding uncharacterized protein, whose translation is MMIAIERAGREKLAGGCVNTVVLVDGKKIDLEKLISNHATETTMLNREKLADEGWVSVTPGKRQKFSPESVTRKNSVDGGGLESLFVPLDKKKKLELESQMQKHREEQIAQGGCLSGWPLNPYCTCDPSSSCHENKSPIFSLPYCALEEHCPDFEPIWLTYYCQNRQTHSFDLDVHPGRSLGAGIAPYNFKKDAGLLMELANRAIQEYNEKECNVFKYKALKIEKVNRSVVTMYFEYWMTVKALNLTLGTPIETFQIHAAKDRRNADDTIIYCCRPKEEATDGLAPYCRCLFWQAARRGVSGRKGKGT